In the Malania oleifera isolate guangnan ecotype guangnan chromosome 1, ASM2987363v1, whole genome shotgun sequence genome, one interval contains:
- the LOC131150977 gene encoding uncharacterized protein LOC131150977 gives MAATFQQFMASQNATKTHNSQAISEIRGTLRKMMTTLNTLEKGKFPAQTQPNPQVYKKSQVHSVENEDVKPVKVVITLRSGKQTEHVVPRPLAENDSKLDQFLEVLEDVFESPKAHVDQGGDQQKEIEPLGQEIEELRKEYVPAALYPQRLLLATKSKQQKEILEAFKKVKINITVLEVIQHFPSYAKFLKELCTVKRQLNVKKKAFLVEQVSAIIQRETPPKYRDSGSPTISIMIGESRIARALLDLGNSVNLLSYSLYEQLGLGELKATTLMLQLANRSIKRPRGVMEDVLVKVDRFYYQVGFVILDMQQSNGNNSQAPVILGRPFLATSNTLIDCRSGVLKLTFGNMGLELNVFNACKMPSHFDDTSDLNSVEVLTPAEINYFSTPLEAQVVGAKWLPQFETPPPPDILKSSEEEVRQLELKSLPRDLKYVFLDPKEGTFPVVISSKLNHKDKAQLLEVLRKHRGVMGGH, from the exons ATGGCCGCCACTTTTCAGCAATTTATGGCAAGCCAAAATGCAACCAAAACTCATAATTCTCAGGCCATTAGTGAAATCAGAGGCACACTCCGCAAAATGATGACCACTCTAAACACTTTAGAGAAGGGTAAATTTCCAGCTCAAACTCAACCCAACCCGCAAGTGTACAAGAAGTCACAAGTGCATTCGGTTGAGAATGAAGATGTTAAACCAGTGAAAGTTGttatcacacttaggagtggaaagCAAACTGAGCACGTTGTACCGAGGCCATTAGCTGAAAATGATTCTAAGCTTGATCAATTTTTGGAAGTCTTGGAAGATGTATTTGAGTCACCTAAAGCACATGTTGACCAGGGTGGGGATCAGCAAAAAGAGATTGAGCCTTTGGGTCAGGAAATTGAGGAATTGAGAAAGGAGTATGTTCCTGCAGCACTATACCCTCAGAGGTTATTGTTGGCTACCAAGAGTAAGCAGCAAAAAGAGATTTTGGAGGCGTTCAAAAAAGTGAAAATTAATATTACGGTGCTGGAGGTCATTCAACATTTTCCTTCCTATGCCAAGTTTCTAAAAGAACTATGTACAGTGAAGAGACAATTGAATGTGAAGAAGAAAGCCTTTTTAGTGGAACAAGTTAGTGCAATCATTCAGCGTGAGACTCCTCCAAAGTATAGAGATTCAGGTTCTCCTACAATTTccatcatgattggtgaatcccGAATTGCAAGAGCCTTGCTGGACTTGGGCAACAGTGTGAATTTGTTGTCATACTCGCTTTATGAGCAACTTGGACTGGGAGAGTTAAAGGCAACTACACTTATGCTGCAGTTAGCCAATAGGTCAATCAAGAGACCGAGGGGAGTTATGGAAGATGTGCTTGTGAAAGTTGACAGATTTTACTATCAAGTTGGCTTTGTAATTCTAGATATGCAGCAGTCAAATGGCAACAATTCTCAAGCTCCTGTCATCCTTGGAAGACCATTTTTAGCTACGTCAAATACTTTGATCGACTGTAGAAGTGGTGTTCTGAAGCTTACTTTTGGGAACATGGGACTTGAGTTAAACGTTTTCAATGCTTGCAAAATGCCGAGTCACTTTGATGACACAAGTGATCTGAATTCTGTAGAAGTCTTGACACCAGCAGAAATTAATT ATTTTTCTACACCACTTGAGGCACAAGTTGTAGGCGCTAAATGGCTGCCCCAGTTTGAGACTCCACCACCACCGGACATACTTAAATCTTCGGAGGAAGAAGTTCGCCAGCTGGAACTGAAATCACTCCCTAGAGATTTAAAATATGTCTTTCTTGATCCTAAAGAAGGCActttccctgtggtaatttcttcgaAGTTAAATCACAAAGATAAAGCCCAGTTGCTAGAAGTCTTAAGAAAGCATCGAGGCGTAATGGGTGGACACTAG